Genomic DNA from Solanum pennellii chromosome 3, SPENNV200:
CTGTTAGTTTTCTAATGCTCATCCCGCGGTATATAGACTATAGTTAAAGCTGTCACTAAACATGCAACAGAAGCAGACGATTTCATTTGATTATACCCTCCTTGAATATAACGTAAATTGTTGCCATTATATCTGTGACTCCAAccaatttcttcttttatgtTGTTCAACTAAACACTGGTTGATCATTGGTCATTGATATTGTGAAAGTGGTTGAGAAAACAAACCTGTCCAGGGGTGGTTATGAACACTATACTAGCATCGTAACCAACTGCATCTTCcacattttctctttctttttcgtGTGGAATGACAAAAACTGGCTTGACTCCCCTGATCAAATGATAGTTTACAATCCATTAGTATAGCTCACAAATTTTCTTGCATTTGATGAAAAAGGCTAATCAGCTAATTCGAGAACTAAAAATGACCATGTAGTCGAGTCAGCCCTTTTTCCGACAAAGAATAAAATACTGACATTATACCTTATCTCCTCTGCTATCTCAGCCCAAATCTCAATAGGGAGCAAGCTATCAATATCACCCCTTGACTGCATAGAAGCTTTTGAATCTGATTTAATCCCATGAATCACAATATATTTGCCTTTCTGTGCACCAACATTCTTATATTTTGCCTCCACAACCTCCCTaacctttcttgagattgaAACTTTAAGTGGGGGTAAAGGTTGTCGAGGTACTTTACGAGCTGGTCTGCCCAACCAATCAACCATCTGACGGTACCTATTTCAAGAAAGTGTATGTAAACATGTGATACAAACTTTGACGAAGTTCAACTGTTGCACTTTTCAAACTCCCTATTTTGAAATGAACATTCAGTAGTCAAAAAATCAAGTTATCAGTTGGAACATCTACTTACATATGATATCCGCCCTCGGAGAGGTTCATGCTTTCTGGTGTAAAAGTTTCTGACAGAAACAATCCTGCTCCTGCAGAATTCACATTTGGGTAAATGTAGCTAACTCTGTCACGAGCAGTCGACATAAACAAAAATACTGCATGTCCAATCCCTGCCAGTTTGGTTGACAAGATCATATCATAGTACCTACTCTGCAATAAACCATGCATTAAAGCAAATAACTTAGCCCAAAAAATGACTATAACTCTCTATTCATAATGCAGAAAGCAAATTCTTTTATCTCTATCTGACTAAACAAGACGAACAACATCTTGAAGCTAATGTAAGCGATTCTTTTTCCAAACGTAGTCTGCTCAACTTTTGAATTATCTGCAAACTTATagtatttttatcaaaaattcacAACATTATGGTGGTCTGGAGAGCACTCAACATGCAAATGTATCGAGATTCGAGAGCACAGCACCAGCCTTTTCCAGGGAAatattagaagtaataaaaagCAGTATAAAGTATATTAGTATCGGAGCAGTTGAACTAGAACCACCGCGATCACTTAAAGTTTTATCCACTGacaaagatatatatatttacacaaTCCGGTTACTCATAAGATAAACCATAGTTAAATGTTCGTATTTAACTAAGTTTCCATATATTGTTTGTTACTTTCTCTAATTCTAAGTTCAAATACATCAAGGCACAACAAGAATCATACTTCAAATGAAACAACTTGCTTAAACCTATGTTGCTAGTAGATTAATGTGTGTCGGATACTTCCAAAAGTAGTGCACTTTAAAatcaacatttttgaagagtccaagcaacgtagaatttaaataattatgtatcGATGTTCATGTTAATGGAACGGCATGAAACCTTAAGAATTCCAAGCATATCCGTATACTCAGCTGGTTCAGGAAAATCATCATCCAGATCGTAGGCATTAGCCCACCTCACATTTTTATTCATCTCAAATGTCTGTTTTCCCCTGGCTGTTGCAAGTATATCCACTTGAACACCAGGGTACCTATCCTTAATCATCTGAATTACTGGAAAGAACAGCAAATTCTCATAAACCCCACCATCAATAACACAACAACATCTCCGAACATCACCCCTAATTTTCAAACCCAATGAAGCAATTTCAACAGAGTATCCCATTGGGAATTTGAGAAATCCATATGGGTTATCAGGATTATCAGGTGGCCTTGGATCTTCATCTTGTTTCCCTTCAGAAAAAAGTGAACCATATTCCATTTCAGGATCATCACCATAGTCAAAAGGGTCAAGCCATGGATTTTTTTTCTTGGCATTGAGGCAAAAATTCCCTGATTTTCTGGCGGGAAAAGATGGAATGTTGTTCAAGAACGGTACATTTGTGACATGGGTTACAGGAAAATTAGGTGGATTAGTAAAGAAAGGAGAAATGGAGTTAGATAGTAGAGTAGTAGTGGCAGCCATTTGAGTGTTATCATAAAATTCTGAAACTTTTTTTGGGGATAGCTAAAAACTATAGCAGAAGGTGACGTTGGATTTCAATGTGCGAAGGTAGTGAGATAAGTAGGTCCCCATTGTTGTCACTTTGTTCCTGCCTTGTCATTCACCATTcttttgtctcaatttatgtaatatatcCGTATCTATCATCTGTATTTtgtattaagttaaataatatcatataaattgtaatcaataaaaaatactttttgtttttgttttcaatCGAGTGTCTCGTACCCATGTTGATAATCTAacttaaatttgatttaaagaaaaaacaatctTTACTAGGATTTCTTAATTTAAAAGATGAGGTGATTTATACCGTATAGGACGAGGAGTAAGTCCCCGAAATCGGGGAGTAAGCTCCATGGACCTATGGAACTTAATCTCatgtatatttgatattatagttttattactaataaaataaaggtAAATCTTTCGATGATTATGATTCTTATTTGCAATAAgtattaataatcaataatgaagaaaaatatattataattgctatttgaaaaatattattacaccaatagtaaaaatatgatttaaagcaaaaaaaaatattaaataataaattaaagcgCCACTATATACGTTTTTACGCTCAGAACTTACGTTTTTTATGCTCAGGACTTACGCCCTAAATTTTAGGACATACACCTTATGAATTTACTTCTTTCATTTACGCCCCGGAGCATTTTGATATGCCCCTCCCTGAAACTCGCcccaaaacattttcaaaaacatCACCCTGAACATTGACCAAGAGTTTCAcatcataagaaaataaagggATGGTTCCTATTATGACTTTGACAGTTCCATTGAATTAGCTTTTTGAATTGAATTAGGTTTAAGATCAAAGCATGACTTATCACAATTATTGTTCTTCATGATAAGCCCCTGGATCAAAATGTTCATGCACCAGATATCTAGTAATGGGCAACGTGAGTAAAGTGGGGTATTAAAGAATCTCGAAAAGAAATGGATGATATCTTAAATATGTATTGGACAATCCTTCTTCGTGAGCTAGTTTTGATATTGATTTGAGAATTCATGTCTTTACAGAGCTTGAACTTAAGATCTTTAATCTAGTGTGAAGGCAAAGATGGATTTGaatttttaactttataaattCTTATAAggaataattgtatataatagcaaactaataacctaaaataaatggagtagctactgTTTGAATTAATTGTGccccatagcaaacgtttgacAAAGTTTGccagtcgcctctctcccaaaactctcgctcgccactctcccattctcgctcgtCATTCTCCctttgctcgcctctctcgctttatacaacagaagtgtataaatggtgtttctgttttgtataaagcgagagaaaattgtatatacacacgcaaaaacatatatcttcgtgctatacacttaattatacaatttacaaacattttacttcaattcaattgtatacaagtgcaaattttatacaaatattgcagcaaAAAAGgcttgcgaattatacaattgtgaattatacaattgcaatgaaatataattttctcttgctttatacaacagaagtgtataaattgtgtttctgtttttgtataaagcgagaaaaaaacatatatcttcttcatatacacttataattacaCAATATgcaaatattttacttcgattcaattgtatgcaaagcaaattttatacacatattgtagcgaaataggccagcgaattatacaattgcgcattatacaattgcagtgaaataggctagcgaatcatacaattgtatatgtatagcaaggccagtgaattatacaatttaggtcagcgaattatacagttgtatatgtatagatACAGTTATATATTTgctatgaagcgcaattatgcaaactttgctattgcatacaaatatgaattttttgtttgctatatgtgaaagtttaaTTATCTCAAATATCTTCAGTGAACCTATAAATATATCCTGAGACCAGTGGCGGAGCCACATGTAGTGAGGGGGGTCAACCGACACCTCTTCGTCGAAAAATTACATTATGTAgctagaataaaatattttatacgattttatttctttagatTTTGACACCTTTAAACAAAATTCGAGCTCCGCCACTGCCTGACACGAAAAAATCCTATCTATCTTGTCGGAATCGTGAGTTATACTACTTGTGTTAATTAAAATACAAAGTGCTAGCAAATAACAACTTATGTATATTGTTGTTCCATCATAGGGAGAATCAAGTACAGTTATCCTAAAAACGATTGCTTAATAtgcaatcaa
This window encodes:
- the LOC107014993 gene encoding photosynthetic NDH subunit of subcomplex B 1, chloroplastic — protein: MAATTTLLSNSISPFFTNPPNFPVTHVTNVPFLNNIPSFPARKSGNFCLNAKKKNPWLDPFDYGDDPEMEYGSLFSEGKQDEDPRPPDNPDNPYGFLKFPMGYSVEIASLGLKIRGDVRRCCCVIDGGVYENLLFFPVIQMIKDRYPGVQVDILATARGKQTFEMNKNVRWANAYDLDDDFPEPAEYTDMLGILKSRYYDMILSTKLAGIGHAVFLFMSTARDRVSYIYPNVNSAGAGLFLSETFTPESMNLSEGGYHMYRQMVDWLGRPARKVPRQPLPPLKVSISRKVREVVEAKYKNVGAQKGKYIVIHGIKSDSKASMQSRGDIDSLLPIEIWAEIAEEIRGVKPVFVIPHEKERENVEDAVGYDASIVFITTPGQLAALVDDSAGVIATNTAAIQLAHARGKPSIGLFCSEDKARSFVPNAEAKKCATISSNTGKLVDIDVEAVKSAVQIFTMPLAIF